The following coding sequences are from one Syngnathus acus chromosome 12, fSynAcu1.2, whole genome shotgun sequence window:
- the cfap53 gene encoding cilia- and flagella-associated protein 53: MLPARRAMLLRQRQEEERQRASECAREREACRVNNRWLLTSEARNAGHSVRRDVDDVMMQHRCAVHQRQQRLRQLLEDEERQLVLSARLARETPSERQAQMRERAKSLHDAREAQRRQVVAQKLDQQFREQCQELREAQSKRRFLQVCEERAAQLRSQRELALARQREDDMFQQLWRADAHAKEERERREATQARRCDQMQMECLRQQLDDAESLRQSRRRDRQEQARQQEEQTQALQRQAQRERGLRHQGQAARRRLLDDSLRLKMERVAKEQQDELQLDLDILRQTLQDESQAQRDTADKRPQADLRDEQLRFRQYLADQMAARQKDEEEMEQMMGEKMKETWDRRERQNRLQQDARNRLMREVAESHQLQSAQKQQREVQRRADIAEERVEVDAALRDTKQADEELSKRQRRAYVAYQAELQAQVEQLRRQRREREDEERREQRHLEQMEQEKLERKDRVLARPNDGIMHPFRKAPGAQEQRPKALASPGHSPWH; this comes from the exons ATGCTTCCCGCCCGACGCGCCATGCTGCTTCGCCAGAGGCAGGAAGAGGAGCGCCAGCGCGCCAGCGAATGCGCCCGCGAGCGCGAAGCGTGCCGGGTCAACAATCGCTGGCTGCTGACCAGCGAGGCTCGCAACGCGGGCCACTCCGTCCGGAGGGACgtggatgatgtcatgatgCAGCACCGCTGCGCCGTGCACCAGCGCCAACAAAG GCTGCGACAGCTTCTGGAGGACGAGGAGCGCCAGCTGGTGCTGTCGGCCCGCCTGGCGAGGGAGACGCCGTCCGAGAGACAAGCGCAGATGCGCGAGCGAGCCAAAAGTCTGCACGACGCCAGAGAGGCGCAGCGCCGGCAAGTGGTGGCGCAAAAGCTGGACCAGCAGTTCAG GGAGCAGTGCCAGGAACTCCGCGAGGCGCAGAGTAAGCGGCGCTTTTTGCAGGTTTGCGAAGAGCGGGCCGCCCAGCTGCGCAGCCAGCGGGAGCTGGCCCTGGCCCGCCAGCGCGAAGACGACATGTTCCAGCAGCTGTGGCGAGCCGACGCCCACGCCAAGGAGGAGCGCGAGCGCCGCGAGGCCACCCAGGCTCGGCGCTGCGACCAGATGCAGATGGAGTGCCTGCGCCAGCAGCTGGACGACGCCGAGAGCCTGCGGCAGAGCCGGCGCCGCGACAGGCAGGAGCAAGCGCGACAGCAG GAGGAGCAGACCCAGGCTCTGCAGCGGCAGGCGCAGCGCGAGCGCGGCCTGCGACACCAGGGCCAGGCGGCCCGCCGCCGCCTGCTGGACGACAGCTTGCGTCTCAAGATGGAGCGCGTGGCCAAGGAGCAGCAAGACGAGCTCCAGCTGGACTTGGACATCCTGCGCCAGACGCTCCAGGACGAGAGTCAGGCCCAGCGGGACACGGCCGACAAGCGG cctCAGGCCGACCTGAGGGACGAGCAGCTGCGCTTTCGCCAGTATTTGGCCGACCAGATGGCGGCGCGCCAAAAGGACGAGGAAGAGATGGAGCAAATGATGGGCGAGAAGATGAAAGAGACGTGGGACAGACGGGAGCGGCAGAACCGCCTGCAGCAGGACGCCAGGAACCGGCTCATGCGCGAGGTGGCCGAGTCGCACCAGCTGCAGAGCGCACAGAAAC AGCAACGTGAAGTTCAACGCCGCGCCGACATCGCCGAGGAGCGAGTGGAGGTGGACGCCGCCCTGCGGGACACCAAGCAGGCCGACGAGGAGCTGTCCAAGAG GCAGCGGCGGGCCTACGTGGCGTACCAGGCCGAGCTCCAGGCGCAGGTGGAGCAGCTCCGGCGCCAGAGGAGGGAGCGGGAGGACGAGGAGCGCAGGGAGCAGCGGCATCTGGAGCAGATGGAGCAGGAGAAGCTGGAGAGGAAGGACCGGGTTCTGGCCCGGCCCAACGACGGCATCATGCACCCCTTTCGGAAAGCGCCCGGCGCCCAGGAGCAGCGGCCCAAGGCTTTGGCGAGTCCTGGCCACTCACCCTGGCACTAA